A stretch of DNA from Mycobacterium senriense:
GGGGTGGCGGCCGGCGGACGTGGTGGGCTGGTCCAGCAAAAACCGCGATCCCGCATTCGGTCCACGTTTGACGACCAGCAACGCCGAGCCGGCGGGGAGTCCTTCGACTCCGGATACCGCGCTCTCGGTTCCCGCCTGTGCGGGAGCGTCCAGCTCGTTGAGGAAGTCGGCACGGAAGACAGAAGTCGTCTCTACCGTGACTTCGTCCGAATTCTGGTCGTTGTCCATGTCCGTCACGCGCTGCTCCTCACTGGCTGCTGTGGCGTTGTCTGGCCGGGCCGCTCGGCCGGCTTGTGCATCAGGTTTGTTTGCCCGATATGCCGATTACTGCCGTTTCGTACGTTCAAGAGTCTTTCACGTGTCTTTCAGCGATCTTCGAGAGACTTCAAAGGTCGATGTGTCGACGGTACCGCGCACCGGCTTCCAATGCGCCCACCACCTGACGATCCGAAACTTCGATTTCCCCGCACCCTGGCTGCACCGCGCGCTGGCCGCGCGGGGCTGCAGGGACATTAGCAATCGTCATTCGGTGAGCGTTCCGCGGTAGGCCTCCGCGTCGAGCAGCGAAGAAATGGCCGACTCCAATTCGCCGACATCGGATACCTGCACATCCAGCAACCAACCGCCCCCGTACGGGTCGGAGTTCACCAGTTGCGGACTGCCGTCCAGATCGCTGTTGACCGCGGACACTTTGCCCGACACCGGGGCGTAGAGGTCCGACACCGATTTCGTCGATTCGACCTCACCGAAGGATTCGCCCGCGGTCAGTTCGGTGCCCACGTCGGGCAGCTGAACGAAAACGACATCGCCCAACGCCGACTGCGCAAAATCGGTGATGCCCACGCGCACGGTGTCATCCCCACTTCGGCGAACCCATTCGTGTTCGGCGGTGTAGCGCAGATCGGGCGGGATATCGCTCACGGGTGATCCTGTTCTGTTCGGGTGGTGCTCACTTGACGGGCTGAGCGTATTGGTGCGGTTTTGGTTGCCGCAAGGTGGTGACGTCCACCCGGTCGGCCTGCTGAACGGACATTCGCCCACCGACGCGCTTGACGGCGTCCTGCGCGCCGCCGGGAATGTTCATGGCCGCGGCCAGGGTGGGTGGATCGCCAATTGCCAGAATCGAATACGACGGGGACAGGGTTTTGGAGTCGATGGTCAGCGACCCGGGCACACCCACCACCCACGTGTCGACACCTACCCGCACCGATTGGTGGGCGTCATTGACTTCGATCGCCTCGGCGCCGGCGGCGCGCAACTCGTTGATCACGTCGAGCATCGCCTCGGGCGAAACCCCGGGTCCGGGGTCCTCGATGGTGATGGTGACGCCGGGGCCGGTGGCGCCGACCGCCCCGACCAGAATGGACAGCGCCGCCAGCCTGGACTGCGCGGATTGGATGGCGGCCTGGTCGTTGTTCCCGGACGCCTGCAATGAATTCAGCGTGTTCTGTAGCTCGTTCACTTCGGTGTTGAGCGTTCCTTCGCGCTGTCGCAGCGAATCCAGCAGCACCAAAAGGTCTGCGGGACGGGCAGTCTCCAGCGAGTCACCCGATTCGGTTTGGCGAACCTGGGTGACGATCGCCAGGCCCAGCAGCAGGCACAGCATGGCGGCCAGCGTCCCGAACGCCATCCGGGACCGACCGCCGCGCACCATGCCGGTCAGCCCGGTGCGGTGCAGCGGGTCGATTTCCGGGCGGGGGCTCTTCGCGGCCAGTTCGTGACGGCCGCGCGGTGCGCCCTGTTCCGGCGTCGTACCGGCCCTGGGGCGCCCAGGCCCGGTTGGTCCGTCATCACTTTGGCCGCCGGCGGCGCTTTGCCCGGCGTTGCGGTCTTCCGGATCCTGGCTCACGTTGACCTCACGGGGGTGATGGCGGCGCTCCTCTCCCCCGCACGCGGGTGAGGGTACCTCCCTGTGGGGGCGTGCCCCCACATCGCTTTTCTACTCCGCATCGCCGCCGGCGCGCCTCACGCCCCGAACAGCCTGCGGCGCAGGGCGGCGGCGTTGCCGAAGATGCGGATGCCCAGCACGACGATGATGGCCGTGGACAACTGCGTACCGACGCCCAATTGGTCGCCGACGTAGACGATCAGGGCGGCCACGAAGACGTTGAACACGAACGAAATCACGAACACCTTCGGGTCGAAAATCCGTTCCAGGTATGCACGTAACCCGCCGAACACCGCGTCCAGCGCCGCGACCACCGCGATCGGCAGATACGGCTGCACCACCTCGGGCACCGCAGGGTGAAAAACCAGGCCGAGCACGATGCCGATCGCCAGGGCAGCGATACCGATCATGCTCGACTTCCCGCCCGCATCTCACACAGGGGGAGGTGTCTGTTCAGGACTTTTCTCACTGTGGCCCAATCTGCTTGGCGAACTTGACATCCCGGATCGATCCGGCAGGAAGCGTTAGTCCGTCGGCGACGTCCACCGTAACCACGACACCGTAGGAGATCTGCAGGAGCCTCAGTCGCTGCATGCCGGGGCTGCTGTCGAAGACATCGCGCATCGCGCGCGGCGGCCCGATCGCCAGGACCGCGTACGGACTGCTGGTCGGGTTGTTGTCGACCAGGATCGCGCCGCCGGCCTGCCGGATGGTCACATTAGGCCCGATCCGCACCCCGCCGACGGAAATGGCCTCGGCTCCGCTCGCCCACAACGAGTTGACCACTAACTGCAGATCGCGGTCCAGGATGATCTGCCTGCTGCCACTGACCCGTTGCTTGGACACATCGGAAAGGTTCGGGCTGGCACCGGGATCGGTTACGGTCACCTTCAGGCCGGGTCCGATGACCGCGGTGCTCGCCGCGGGCAGGCTCAGCGCGTCAAGGCGTTTCAGCAGCCGCTGGCCCTCGGCGTCGTCGACCAGCGCGTGGCGCTGCACCTCGTCGACCCGTGTCGACAGCTCGCTGCGGCGCTTGTTCAGCTTGGCCGCAGAGCCCTCGGTGGACCGCACGTTGCCCAACAGCAGCTGCTTTTCGGAACGCACGCCGGGGGCCACCGAG
This window harbors:
- the gcvH gene encoding glycine cleavage system protein GcvH — protein: MSDIPPDLRYTAEHEWVRRSGDDTVRVGITDFAQSALGDVVFVQLPDVGTELTAGESFGEVESTKSVSDLYAPVSGKVSAVNSDLDGSPQLVNSDPYGGGWLLDVQVSDVGELESAISSLLDAEAYRGTLTE
- a CDS encoding DUF881 domain-containing protein, whose protein sequence is MAAKSPRPEIDPLHRTGLTGMVRGGRSRMAFGTLAAMLCLLLGLAIVTQVRQTESGDSLETARPADLLVLLDSLRQREGTLNTEVNELQNTLNSLQASGNNDQAAIQSAQSRLAALSILVGAVGATGPGVTITIEDPGPGVSPEAMLDVINELRAAGAEAIEVNDAHQSVRVGVDTWVVGVPGSLTIDSKTLSPSYSILAIGDPPTLAAAMNIPGGAQDAVKRVGGRMSVQQADRVDVTTLRQPKPHQYAQPVK
- a CDS encoding small basic family protein, whose amino-acid sequence is MIGIAALAIGIVLGLVFHPAVPEVVQPYLPIAVVAALDAVFGGLRAYLERIFDPKVFVISFVFNVFVAALIVYVGDQLGVGTQLSTAIIVVLGIRIFGNAAALRRRLFGA
- a CDS encoding DUF881 domain-containing protein, whose amino-acid sequence is MADVDRLLGGYDPNAGHAAHGAPRPKRIPVPSLLRALLSEHLDPGYAAAAARREAAGAPLDGRRRVFGWLWQALAALLIATVFAAAVTQARSVAPGVRSEKQLLLGNVRSTEGSAAKLNKRRSELSTRVDEVQRHALVDDAEGQRLLKRLDALSLPAASTAVIGPGLKVTVTDPGASPNLSDVSKQRVSGSRQIILDRDLQLVVNSLWASGAEAISVGGVRIGPNVTIRQAGGAILVDNNPTSSPYAVLAIGPPRAMRDVFDSSPGMQRLRLLQISYGVVVTVDVADGLTLPAGSIRDVKFAKQIGPQ